Proteins encoded by one window of Companilactobacillus ginsenosidimutans:
- a CDS encoding LysR family transcriptional regulator — protein sequence MNFKDLRYFRKLTELKNYSETAHFFGVSQPTITYAIKRLENEYNCELIVRKSYANSVQLTSIGEQFLVHVQKILREDELTKKDIERFQSNDVVMGFPPIISDYLMPLVFDSLKEEKVLDKIRPKRSGSKELLDELHNGRIDISLAGTTHLPESGEYQYKVLKTHKFKIIASAQRDFPKELKIRDLENEDALVLDESSVHQLLAANLVEKYNVFTNVVYQTSDYKLLLDLVASNKGISFITETALKDVSGIQTLNVTDVDFPSFYLILIYRSSMKIDPTIQKLIDVFSDLSDN from the coding sequence ATGAATTTTAAAGATTTGCGTTACTTTAGAAAATTAACTGAGTTAAAAAATTATTCTGAAACGGCTCATTTTTTTGGAGTAAGTCAACCAACTATTACATATGCAATTAAACGTTTGGAGAATGAATACAACTGTGAATTAATCGTGCGAAAAAGCTATGCAAATTCGGTACAATTAACTTCAATAGGGGAGCAATTTCTCGTTCATGTTCAAAAGATTTTGCGTGAAGACGAACTAACAAAAAAAGATATTGAACGATTTCAGAGTAATGATGTAGTTATGGGATTTCCACCGATTATCAGTGATTATTTAATGCCTTTGGTATTTGATTCGTTAAAGGAAGAAAAAGTACTGGATAAAATTCGTCCCAAGAGATCTGGTTCAAAGGAGCTACTGGATGAATTACACAATGGGAGAATTGACATTTCTTTGGCCGGAACAACACATCTGCCGGAAAGTGGAGAATATCAATACAAAGTTCTGAAAACTCATAAGTTTAAAATTATCGCTAGTGCTCAACGTGATTTTCCAAAGGAATTAAAGATTAGAGATCTTGAAAATGAAGATGCCTTGGTGCTTGATGAGAGCTCAGTACATCAGTTGTTGGCCGCAAATCTTGTTGAAAAATACAATGTTTTTACAAATGTTGTTTATCAAACCAGTGATTATAAATTGTTATTGGATTTAGTCGCAAGTAATAAGGGCATAAGTTTTATTACCGAAACTGCTTTAAAGGATGTCAGTGGAATACAAACCTTAAATGTAACTGATGTGGATTTTCCATCTTTTTATTTAATATTGATATATCGCAGTTCAATGAAGATTGATCCTACCATTCAAAAATTGATTGATGTATTTAGCGACTTGTCTGACAATTAA
- a CDS encoding helix-turn-helix domain-containing protein, whose translation MKFTTDQQKAIAKYAIEHDNNYKETGEKYDITYQQVAAWVRKFKTELSETASITSSKKTSSKKTPVKSVKKSDKKKTSKRTTTKKESTSRQKVEESSKQTNETSTLDVLSRRDPVLEKQLEDVKRRLGLIK comes from the coding sequence ATGAAATTTACGACTGATCAACAAAAAGCAATTGCGAAATATGCGATTGAACATGACAATAACTATAAAGAGACAGGCGAAAAGTATGATATTACATATCAACAAGTAGCCGCTTGGGTTAGAAAATTCAAAACTGAATTGTCAGAAACCGCTTCAATCACTTCATCAAAAAAGACTTCGTCTAAAAAAACGCCAGTAAAGTCTGTTAAAAAATCAGATAAAAAGAAAACCTCAAAAAGAACTACAACAAAGAAAGAATCAACAAGTAGACAAAAAGTTGAAGAATCATCAAAGCAAACAAATGAAACTTCTACTTTGGATGTTTTGAGTCGTAGAGATCCAGTTTTGGAAAAGCAACTTGAGGATGTTAAACGTCGATTAGGCTTAATTAAATAA
- a CDS encoding low molecular weight protein-tyrosine-phosphatase — translation MKKVIFVCLGNICRSPMAEMMFIDMVNKSGLNEQLDISSMATANYEIGNAPHPGAVAELRKQHIPIISHVAQQISSEDFETADAIIGMDDQNIVDLKKIAPSGTENKIHQAYDVMGIHKEIQDPWFDHKFDRTYTELSEVLPQWMKKLTE, via the coding sequence ATGAAGAAGGTTATTTTTGTTTGTCTTGGTAATATTTGTCGCTCACCAATGGCAGAGATGATGTTTATCGATATGGTAAATAAATCTGGATTGAATGAACAGCTCGATATTTCTTCAATGGCGACTGCGAATTATGAAATTGGAAATGCTCCTCATCCAGGTGCAGTTGCTGAACTTAGGAAACAACATATTCCGATTATTTCGCATGTTGCTCAGCAAATTAGTTCAGAGGATTTCGAAACCGCCGATGCAATCATTGGTATGGATGATCAAAATATTGTTGATTTAAAAAAAATAGCCCCTTCAGGGACTGAAAACAAAATTCATCAAGCATACGATGTTATGGGAATACACAAAGAAATTCAAGATCCATGGTTTGATCACAAATTTGATCGAACATATACTGAATTGTCCGAAGTTCTACCACAATGGATGAAAAAATTAACAGAATAA
- a CDS encoding MgtC/SapB family protein: MAFQLDAVTIVARLLLATVISGVIGYDRAQKHRPAGIRTHILVCLGACIIALIQKEIGFDALQIAKQYPQYKGIVRADDARLIAQVVSGIGFLGAGTIIVEHHSIKGLTTAASLWVVACLGLAVGMVNYVIAIASFVVVYGVIAFLKRIVRVSPVRNLEIQYLEKSEFKQYIETYFKDHEITVNNVSYKANKIDDNYIYTNTYEVKLPRKLTYVKVVEDLSSNNNITKVNAITPG; encoded by the coding sequence ATGGCATTTCAATTAGATGCAGTGACAATAGTCGCCAGATTATTATTGGCGACAGTAATTTCAGGAGTTATTGGTTATGATCGGGCACAGAAACATCGTCCAGCAGGTATTAGAACACATATTCTAGTTTGTTTAGGTGCATGTATCATTGCGCTGATTCAGAAAGAAATTGGATTTGACGCACTGCAAATAGCCAAACAGTATCCACAATATAAAGGAATCGTAAGAGCAGATGATGCTAGATTAATAGCTCAAGTTGTTAGTGGTATTGGGTTTTTAGGTGCTGGTACTATCATTGTGGAACACCATTCAATCAAGGGATTAACAACGGCAGCTAGTTTGTGGGTTGTAGCATGTTTAGGCTTAGCAGTAGGAATGGTAAACTATGTAATTGCTATTGCAAGTTTCGTAGTTGTATATGGAGTAATTGCGTTTTTGAAGCGAATTGTCCGAGTTAGTCCAGTTAGAAATTTGGAGATTCAATATTTAGAGAAATCTGAATTTAAACAATACATCGAAACGTATTTTAAAGATCATGAAATTACTGTCAATAATGTAAGCTACAAAGCCAATAAAATTGATGATAACTATATTTATACAAACACGTATGAAGTTAAACTTCCCAGAAAACTAACTTACGTAAAAGTTGTGGAAGATTTGTCATCTAACAACAACATCACCAAGGTTAATGCAATAACGCCAGGGTAA
- a CDS encoding helix-turn-helix domain-containing protein encodes MWKYTQKEKYNLIKEFEKSDLPRQTFAKTKGISPETFRDWNNYYKENGYEGLRNSKSRTFYSAETKINSVRAYANGEGNLKQVCEKFGVKSSKQLRMWLIQYNNGKTLKATPVRKKVTAVPRKTTIDERIEVVEFILNKHHSYSEASERFDVSYQQARLWVMKVQGDGYKALVDERGHRIHHKAEEISELEKLKLENRELKAKLNEQEAIAAFEKKLNELQHRG; translated from the coding sequence ATGTGGAAATATACTCAAAAAGAAAAATATAACCTTATCAAGGAATTTGAAAAATCTGATTTACCTCGACAGACATTTGCGAAAACCAAAGGAATCAGTCCCGAAACGTTTAGGGACTGGAATAATTACTACAAAGAGAATGGTTATGAAGGACTAAGGAATAGTAAATCACGTACGTTTTATAGTGCTGAAACAAAGATCAACTCTGTTCGTGCATATGCGAATGGTGAAGGTAATCTAAAGCAAGTATGTGAAAAATTCGGAGTGAAATCATCTAAACAACTCAGAATGTGGTTGATACAGTATAATAATGGCAAGACTCTTAAGGCTACGCCTGTCAGGAAGAAGGTCACTGCTGTGCCAAGAAAAACAACGATAGATGAAAGAATTGAAGTTGTAGAATTCATTCTTAATAAACATCATTCCTATTCAGAAGCATCTGAACGATTTGATGTTTCTTATCAACAAGCTCGGCTTTGGGTTATGAAAGTCCAAGGTGATGGCTATAAAGCTCTCGTAGATGAGCGTGGCCATAGGATTCATCATAAAGCAGAAGAGATTAGTGAACTAGAGAAATTGAAACTTGAAAACCGTGAACTCAAAGCAAAATTGAATGAACAAGAAGCCATTGCGGCGTTTGAAAAAAAATTAAACGAACTTCAGCACAGGGGGTGA
- a CDS encoding IS3 family transposase, whose amino-acid sequence MNSQRKLSYQAIMEVSEGNHGWKSILLDHIGVSRQALNKFLHHRKTDWEHKNDLLTEVVLKTYKDHFQRIGAGKILSHITKEHLLDFEVTYYQVRRVMRSEGISCKSKAKKRSRKDDNDQHEKDNVLNQNFEVEKPNMVWLSDSTQLEFGIKETHKVKLSGILDLCSRKIIGSFISPSETAEAEIAMFKETFEEMGDVHPMVHTDRGPAFTAVSFNKLLDEHKVIRSFSRPGTPYDNSPMESWWSNFKGIWMDSHPRPATLEALIKLVQDGIDYFNNIDRLPTKNGLTPEECWNKAIAK is encoded by the coding sequence GTGAATTCACAACGAAAGCTGTCTTACCAGGCAATAATGGAGGTCAGCGAAGGTAATCATGGATGGAAATCTATTCTATTAGACCATATAGGTGTTTCTAGACAAGCGTTAAATAAGTTCTTACATCATAGGAAGACAGATTGGGAACACAAAAATGATTTATTGACTGAAGTTGTTCTTAAGACATATAAAGATCATTTTCAAAGAATTGGTGCGGGAAAGATTCTTTCTCATATTACAAAGGAACACCTTCTAGATTTTGAGGTCACGTACTACCAAGTTAGGCGTGTAATGAGAAGTGAAGGTATTAGTTGTAAATCAAAAGCAAAAAAGCGAAGTCGTAAAGATGACAATGATCAGCATGAAAAAGACAATGTATTAAACCAGAATTTTGAAGTGGAAAAACCAAACATGGTTTGGCTATCTGATTCAACCCAATTGGAATTTGGAATCAAAGAAACACACAAAGTAAAACTCAGTGGAATACTAGATTTGTGCAGTCGTAAAATAATTGGATCTTTTATAAGTCCATCAGAGACTGCAGAAGCTGAAATTGCGATGTTCAAAGAAACTTTTGAGGAAATGGGCGACGTTCATCCAATGGTACATACTGATCGTGGACCTGCATTCACAGCCGTTAGCTTTAATAAATTGTTGGATGAACACAAAGTAATAAGAAGTTTTTCAAGACCAGGCACCCCATATGATAATTCACCAATGGAGAGCTGGTGGAGTAATTTTAAGGGAATCTGGATGGATAGTCATCCAAGACCAGCAACTTTAGAAGCACTGATTAAGCTAGTACAAGATGGAATTGATTATTTCAATAACATTGATAGATTGCCAACAAAAAATGGCCTTACTCCAGAAGAATGCTGGAATAAAGCCATTGCAAAGTAG
- a CDS encoding alpha/beta hydrolase — MDFVDRNLSRHFEEMIESSTKGINLYQHTDLTDFPYANIVIAHGLAEHSGRYETLANFFLAHHMNVYRYDQRGHGKSEGKRGDLTNTDELPDDCKIVIDIAKEQFPDLPTFLLGHSMGGHTVLKVATKYPGCVDGIIATDPLSIEFGQKIEGSPESYVPNNLGDGVCSDPRVTAKYDNDPLNLKKFTVRLMSTLQDSATELKNDLNKITDPILLLQGADDGIIPAADTMSVYQQIPAKDKELHVYPFLMHEILNEPSKKWEIYEEILYWVKKHSY; from the coding sequence ATGGATTTTGTGGATAGAAATTTAAGTAGACATTTCGAGGAAATGATTGAGTCATCTACTAAGGGAATCAATTTATATCAACATACTGATTTAACTGATTTTCCATATGCCAATATTGTAATTGCTCATGGATTAGCAGAACATTCTGGTCGTTATGAAACACTTGCCAACTTCTTCTTGGCACATCACATGAACGTTTATAGATATGACCAACGTGGCCATGGTAAATCTGAAGGTAAACGTGGAGATCTAACAAATACAGATGAATTACCTGACGATTGTAAAATTGTAATTGATATCGCCAAAGAACAATTTCCTGATCTACCAACATTCTTGTTGGGACACAGTATGGGTGGACACACTGTTTTGAAGGTCGCTACAAAGTATCCAGGCTGCGTTGATGGAATTATTGCTACTGACCCACTTTCAATTGAATTTGGCCAAAAAATTGAAGGTTCTCCTGAATCATACGTTCCCAATAATCTTGGAGACGGAGTTTGTTCCGATCCTAGAGTTACTGCAAAATATGACAATGATCCACTAAACTTGAAGAAGTTCACTGTTCGATTAATGAGTACACTTCAAGATAGTGCAACTGAATTAAAGAATGATTTAAACAAAATTACCGATCCAATACTTTTGCTACAAGGTGCTGATGATGGAATTATTCCGGCTGCTGACACTATGTCTGTCTATCAACAAATTCCTGCTAAAGATAAGGAACTTCATGTTTATCCTTTCTTGATGCATGAAATTCTGAATGAACCATCAAAGAAATGGGAGATTTACGAAGAAATTTTGTATTGGGTAAAGAAACACAGCTATTAG
- a CDS encoding SPJ_0845 family protein translates to MGLTVKRENDFGSLFDKFASLPDDVKKNVERVDSADKKSSKKTKDSKENK, encoded by the coding sequence ATGGGCTTAACAGTGAAACGAGAAAATGATTTTGGAAGTTTATTTGATAAGTTTGCCTCACTTCCCGATGATGTTAAAAAAAATGTAGAACGTGTAGATTCTGCAGATAAGAAATCTTCTAAAAAAACAAAAGATTCAAAAGAAAATAAATAA
- the uvrC gene encoding excinuclease ABC subunit UvrC, with protein MATEYLEHKLSLLPARPGCYLMKDINSKIIYVGKAKNLRNRVRSYFKSSHEGKTAKLVSEIRDFETIITSNDKEAFLLEITLIQKHQPYYNIRLKKGTGYPYIKITNERDPKMEITGQIKKDGAYYFGPYPNVYAASGTLNFLQKVYPLRRCQGHIGRPCLYYHMGQCLGACFKEVPEEKYNSQIEKIKRFLSGNVGEIKSDLNKKMLDAAKNREYERAAELRDQIQYIEATVEKQKIISNDSTPRDIFNYYVEKGWISIQIFFIRQARLMKREKRVFACVNSPEEELSTFILQFYNRRNQVLPKEILVPNNIDKDTLSEVLNVPFRTPQRGQKKALMDMAAENSKLVLQEKFRLMELDNRQTYGAQEQIFEALNLPYGHVIESFDHSHIQGTNPVSAMVVFQDGRPEKSMYRKYKIKDELENHSGADEAANTREVIYRRYSRLLKEEKNLPDLILMDGGIIELRAVMDVLHNELGIDNLPVAGMVKDNHHNTSHLIFGEDGQAVTLDPKSQGFYLLQRIQDEVHRFAITFQRKTRSKNALSSQLDNIQGVGPKTRTKLLKKYGSVKKIKEAPVDEIICLGIPQTTAQTIKITLSNIETHKKYKKM; from the coding sequence ATGGCAACTGAATATTTGGAACATAAATTAAGTTTATTGCCAGCCCGCCCAGGTTGTTACTTAATGAAAGATATTAATTCAAAAATTATTTACGTTGGTAAAGCTAAGAATTTAAGAAATAGAGTTAGATCGTATTTTAAAAGTTCGCACGAAGGAAAAACTGCTAAATTAGTTTCTGAAATTCGTGATTTTGAAACAATTATTACATCGAATGATAAAGAAGCTTTTTTACTCGAAATAACTCTAATTCAAAAGCACCAGCCTTATTACAATATTCGTCTAAAAAAGGGTACGGGATATCCATATATTAAAATAACTAATGAACGTGACCCTAAAATGGAAATAACCGGACAAATAAAAAAAGATGGCGCATATTATTTTGGACCATATCCAAATGTTTATGCAGCATCTGGTACGTTAAACTTTTTGCAAAAAGTATATCCATTGAGACGTTGCCAGGGTCATATTGGTAGACCTTGTTTGTATTACCATATGGGGCAGTGTTTGGGAGCTTGTTTCAAAGAAGTCCCTGAGGAGAAATACAATAGTCAAATTGAAAAAATCAAGCGATTTTTATCAGGAAATGTCGGTGAGATAAAATCGGATTTGAATAAAAAAATGCTTGATGCAGCTAAGAATCGTGAATATGAGCGAGCTGCTGAATTACGAGACCAAATACAATATATTGAAGCAACCGTTGAGAAACAAAAAATCATTTCAAATGACAGTACACCTCGAGATATCTTTAATTACTATGTTGAAAAGGGATGGATTTCAATCCAAATCTTCTTTATTCGTCAAGCAAGATTGATGAAACGAGAAAAAAGAGTGTTTGCGTGTGTAAATTCTCCTGAGGAGGAACTATCAACGTTCATCCTGCAATTTTATAATCGTCGAAATCAGGTGTTGCCAAAGGAAATCCTTGTTCCAAACAATATCGACAAAGATACACTTTCTGAAGTGTTGAATGTTCCATTTAGGACTCCACAACGTGGTCAGAAAAAGGCGCTGATGGACATGGCTGCGGAAAATTCTAAGCTTGTTTTACAAGAGAAATTTCGCTTAATGGAATTAGACAATCGTCAAACTTACGGTGCCCAAGAACAGATTTTTGAGGCATTAAATTTACCGTATGGTCACGTCATTGAATCATTTGACCATTCACATATTCAAGGAACGAACCCAGTCTCAGCAATGGTCGTTTTCCAAGATGGTCGACCTGAGAAAAGTATGTATCGAAAATATAAAATAAAAGATGAATTAGAAAATCATTCTGGTGCTGATGAGGCAGCTAATACCCGTGAGGTTATCTATCGTCGCTATTCTAGACTTTTAAAGGAAGAAAAGAACCTTCCTGACTTAATTCTAATGGATGGTGGAATAATTGAATTGAGGGCAGTTATGGATGTTTTACATAATGAACTTGGAATCGACAATTTACCAGTCGCCGGTATGGTGAAAGATAATCATCATAATACTTCACATTTGATTTTTGGTGAAGATGGTCAGGCTGTTACTCTTGATCCTAAGAGTCAAGGCTTTTATTTATTGCAACGTATCCAAGATGAAGTCCATAGATTTGCGATAACCTTCCAAAGAAAGACACGTAGTAAAAACGCCTTGTCATCACAACTTGATAATATTCAAGGCGTTGGGCCAAAGACCAGAACCAAACTTTTGAAGAAGTATGGCTCTGTTAAGAAAATCAAGGAAGCCCCAGTTGATGAAATTATTTGCTTGGGAATTCCTCAGACAACCGCACAGACAATTAAAATAACTTTATCTAATATTGAAACTCATAAAAAATATAAAAAGATGTAA
- a CDS encoding PTS fructose transporter subunit IIABC, whose amino-acid sequence MDLNELLLKDAMILDLKATTKEEAIDEMVDKYYEVGVIDDKELYKADILKREAETSTGIGDGIAIPHAHDKAVKRATVLFAKSQSGLDYKSLDGQPTFLFFMIAAPEGADNLHLQALAALSSLLINPDLVANLKNAKTADEVQNLFSDAMAKKEAKDKADEEKEKAREKAAAQEAAQTAAASDKKPFIVAVTACPTGIAHTYMAEAALKEHAEKLGVDIKVETNGSEGVKHKLTAADIDRADGVIIAADKKVDMPRFDGKHLVNRPVTDGINKSDELINLAVEQKAPVFHAQGGAASEEDDSSEKKSLWSKIYADLMNGISNMLPFVVGGGILMAISFLLESSVGAHSQWFLFFNNIGNYAFSFLIPILAAYIAESIGDRPALLPGFVGGFMASQASASVISSKSPAGFIGGLLAGFIAGWIVVGLKKLLQGLPKTLDGLKPILLYPVLGLLATGAIMYFAIDPVFAIVNQAITHFLENMGTGNAVILGTILGGMMSIDMGGPFNKAAYTFAIGTFTATQDGALMAAVMVGGMVPPLAIAIATTFWKSKFTEQERQAGLSNYVLGISFITEGAIPFAAGDPLRVITSSVIGSAIGGGLTQLWKINVPAPHGGLFVTLLANHPLLYILAVIIGAGIAGVIYGLWKPSAKKAASVEAK is encoded by the coding sequence ATGGATCTGAACGAATTACTACTAAAAGATGCCATGATCTTGGATCTTAAAGCTACCACTAAAGAGGAAGCCATTGATGAAATGGTCGACAAGTACTACGAAGTCGGCGTTATTGATGATAAGGAGCTTTATAAGGCAGATATTTTAAAGCGTGAAGCAGAAACAAGCACTGGTATTGGTGATGGAATTGCTATACCACATGCACATGACAAGGCTGTTAAAAGAGCTACTGTGCTATTTGCAAAAAGTCAATCTGGTTTAGACTATAAATCATTGGATGGTCAACCAACCTTCCTATTCTTTATGATTGCTGCACCAGAAGGTGCTGATAACCTTCATCTTCAAGCTCTTGCCGCTTTGTCATCATTACTTATTAACCCTGACCTAGTTGCCAATTTAAAAAACGCAAAAACTGCTGATGAAGTACAAAATCTTTTCAGCGATGCCATGGCAAAAAAAGAAGCTAAAGACAAAGCTGACGAGGAAAAAGAAAAGGCTCGGGAAAAAGCTGCAGCACAAGAAGCCGCTCAAACTGCCGCTGCTTCCGATAAAAAGCCATTCATTGTTGCTGTAACTGCCTGCCCTACTGGTATCGCACATACATACATGGCTGAAGCTGCCCTGAAAGAACATGCTGAAAAATTAGGTGTAGACATTAAAGTTGAAACTAATGGTTCAGAAGGTGTTAAACATAAGTTAACCGCAGCTGACATTGATCGCGCAGATGGTGTTATCATCGCTGCCGATAAGAAAGTTGATATGCCTCGCTTCGATGGTAAACACTTAGTTAACCGTCCTGTTACAGATGGTATCAACAAATCTGATGAATTAATCAATCTAGCTGTTGAACAAAAAGCTCCTGTATTTCACGCTCAAGGTGGAGCTGCTTCCGAGGAAGACGACAGTTCAGAGAAGAAATCACTTTGGTCAAAAATTTATGCTGACTTAATGAATGGTATTTCCAACATGCTTCCATTCGTTGTTGGTGGTGGTATTTTAATGGCCATCTCATTCTTACTTGAATCATCAGTTGGCGCCCATTCACAATGGTTCCTGTTCTTTAATAACATTGGTAATTACGCATTTAGCTTCTTAATTCCAATCTTAGCTGCTTATATTGCCGAATCAATCGGTGATAGACCTGCTCTATTACCCGGTTTCGTTGGTGGTTTCATGGCATCTCAAGCATCTGCTTCCGTAATTTCTTCAAAGAGTCCTGCCGGATTTATCGGTGGTCTACTTGCTGGTTTCATCGCTGGTTGGATCGTCGTTGGATTAAAGAAATTACTTCAAGGTTTGCCAAAGACTTTAGATGGGCTTAAGCCTATCTTGCTTTACCCTGTTCTTGGATTACTTGCAACAGGTGCAATTATGTACTTTGCAATAGATCCAGTATTCGCCATTGTTAACCAAGCAATCACACACTTCCTAGAAAATATGGGTACCGGTAATGCCGTTATCTTAGGTACTATTCTCGGTGGTATGATGTCAATCGATATGGGTGGTCCTTTCAACAAGGCTGCTTATACATTTGCAATTGGTACATTTACAGCAACACAAGATGGTGCACTAATGGCTGCCGTTATGGTTGGTGGTATGGTTCCACCTCTAGCAATTGCCATTGCAACAACATTCTGGAAGAGTAAATTTACAGAACAAGAAAGACAAGCTGGCCTTTCAAACTATGTTCTAGGTATTTCGTTCATCACTGAAGGTGCTATTCCTTTTGCTGCCGGAGACCCACTTAGAGTTATCACTTCAAGTGTTATCGGATCTGCAATTGGTGGTGGATTAACACAATTATGGAAAATTAATGTTCCTGCTCCTCATGGTGGTTTATTCGTTACATTACTTGCTAACCACCCATTACTTTATATCCTCGCAGTAATAATTGGTGCTGGTATCGCCGGTGTCATTTACGGATTATGGAAACCCTCAGCTAAGAAAGCTGCATCAGTTGAAGCAAAATAG
- the pfkB gene encoding 1-phosphofructokinase, with translation MIYTITANPSIDYVLQVDTLATGKVNRTTTDVKLPGGKGINVSRILNELQLDSTALGFVGGATGSMFENLLKQHNLKTSFTKVTNDTRINVKINATKQNEETEINGTGPEISAEEKQSFLNQLKSVGNGDVVIMAGSLPQQVETTFYLDIAKVIKDQGADFVIDTTGQALLDTLPLNPLVVKPNNHELADLFNVTFNSEQDIVDNARKLLDQGAKHALVSMAGDGALLVTKDHVYKANAPKGQVINSVGAGDSMIAGFVGTFMKTKDPIESFHEGAACGSATAFSQDIAVKNKIDDVYKNISISQLS, from the coding sequence TTGATTTACACAATTACTGCCAACCCTTCCATTGATTACGTGTTACAAGTTGATACGTTAGCCACTGGTAAGGTAAATCGTACTACCACTGATGTAAAGTTACCTGGTGGAAAAGGAATAAACGTTTCGAGAATCCTCAATGAATTACAACTTGATTCAACCGCTCTTGGCTTTGTAGGTGGAGCAACTGGTTCAATGTTCGAAAATCTTTTAAAACAACACAACCTTAAAACTTCATTTACTAAAGTTACAAACGATACACGTATTAACGTGAAAATTAATGCAACTAAGCAAAATGAAGAAACTGAAATAAATGGTACCGGTCCTGAAATCTCAGCCGAGGAAAAACAAAGTTTTCTCAATCAACTTAAGTCTGTTGGTAATGGTGATGTTGTCATCATGGCTGGAAGTCTACCACAACAAGTTGAAACCACATTTTATTTAGACATTGCCAAAGTGATTAAAGATCAAGGTGCTGACTTTGTTATTGATACCACAGGTCAAGCTTTACTTGACACATTGCCACTCAATCCATTGGTAGTAAAGCCAAACAATCATGAACTTGCTGACCTATTCAATGTTACATTCAATAGCGAACAAGACATCGTTGATAATGCTCGTAAATTACTGGACCAAGGCGCAAAACATGCGTTAGTCTCAATGGCTGGTGATGGTGCCCTACTGGTTACTAAGGATCACGTTTACAAAGCAAATGCACCTAAGGGCCAAGTTATCAACTCTGTCGGTGCTGGTGATTCTATGATTGCTGGTTTCGTTGGAACATTCATGAAGACTAAGGATCCAATTGAAAGTTTTCATGAAGGGGCAGCATGTGGATCTGCCACAGCATTTAGTCAAGATATTGCAGTAAAAAATAAAATCGATGATGTTTACAAGAACATCAGTATTAGCCAATTAAGTTAG
- a CDS encoding DeoR/GlpR family DNA-binding transcription regulator, with protein MLTEERHQIILKQLKLHNIVKLQDLIPLTGASESTLRRDLQDLEECHKLLRIYGGAQSVVSFHDEPALSQKATSNTDQKDQIGRIAGELVKDNQVVFLDAGTTVQAVIPYLAKLSNLLVITNSVVNASTLSDYSIETFVPGGRLKSSTKALVGSTMTNALESYHFDIAFIGTNGFSAKSGYTTPDPEEASTKEIAIQNSVKKYILADSSKCGQVSFARFANLSAANLITNELPGKSADLIKKYTNLTEVK; from the coding sequence GTGCTTACCGAAGAGAGACATCAAATAATTTTGAAGCAACTTAAGCTTCATAATATCGTTAAATTACAAGATTTGATACCCCTCACGGGCGCATCTGAATCTACTTTAAGACGTGACTTACAAGACTTAGAGGAATGTCATAAATTACTACGCATTTATGGAGGAGCCCAAAGTGTGGTTTCCTTCCATGATGAACCTGCATTATCTCAAAAGGCTACTAGCAATACCGATCAAAAAGATCAAATTGGTCGAATTGCTGGGGAATTAGTTAAAGACAACCAAGTAGTTTTCCTTGATGCCGGAACTACCGTTCAGGCGGTTATCCCATATCTTGCAAAACTATCCAATCTTTTAGTAATCACCAATAGCGTTGTTAATGCATCTACATTATCCGACTATTCAATAGAAACTTTTGTACCAGGAGGTCGTTTGAAATCCAGCACTAAAGCACTAGTTGGTTCCACAATGACTAATGCACTTGAAAGTTACCATTTCGACATCGCTTTTATAGGAACAAATGGGTTTTCAGCAAAATCTGGATATACAACTCCTGATCCTGAAGAAGCATCTACTAAGGAAATAGCAATTCAAAACTCCGTTAAGAAATATATTTTAGCGGATAGTTCCAAATGTGGACAAGTTAGCTTCGCCCGATTCGCAAATTTATCAGCAGCAAATTTGATTACAAATGAACTTCCTGGTAAATCAGCAGATCTAATCAAAAAATATACCAATCTTACGGAGGTTAAATAA